The window CAAACAGTGTTCCACCTTTAAAGGGAGTAATTGCCAGCTTATTCTTAGAAGCTAGATTAATTTTGCAATCCTTCAGCCAAAGATAACGGCGACCTAGAGTAGAAGATCCCATGGTATGGGCAGCCACCTTTACTTCATCAAATGCAGCTTCACAAAGAAATGAGGCTGCATCATATGATTTGCTCAGAATTCCAAGTGCCTGGTGGACATGACTAGGATCTGAGCTAAGAATTTGTGCAGCCTGACTAATGTCAGCCTGCAGAGCCCGTACTACAAAGGCAGTATGGGTTGCAATCCGCAATGCTGATGCTGCAGCTTCATACGTTCTACAAAGTGCTAAGTCCACCTGTTTATCAGCTGGAGCTACCTGAATGCCTGCTGGTGGAGTGGCTTCAGAAATAAACCCCAGGATTTCATCATCTACTTCTGGAACTGATAGTATCTGTGTTGCCTCTTTGGAAGAAATGGGATACTTGCATGCCAATGAAGGCAGCTGCCTGTCAATTTGCTGCCATTCCTCttcaattacttttaaaatagattCATGGAAAGGAAAAGATAGTTCTGGGGCATCTACTTTATCATGCTGTGATTGCTTAGACACTTCTATGCCTAAGGTAGCAAGTGAGTGAGAGACAACAGTTTTGGCAAAAGAAGACATCAGTTCAGATCCATGTATATTTTGAAATGTCTCAAAGGAACCTGAATCCTTTTCCTCTACTGACTTTTTACTGAGTCTAGGCAATTTTCGTGGAGGAGACAGGGATTCAGTTTCTTGAAAATTAGACTGATCAATTCTCTTCCATATGTTTTCTACATCCAGTAGGGGCGTAGAGTTAGAAGCCCCAGGCAAACTACCTACCCCACTCTGGACCAACAGAGAATTGATATAATCTTTGattgcctgagcaagtggtggaGAAATTACTCGTGATCTCTCAGACTCTTCTACTGTTTTCCTTTCACTGGAGAGAATCGACTGACTTGAACCATGGGACCTCTCAGTACATAATGGCTGCATTCCACTTTTCTCTCCAGAGTAAATATT is drawn from Saccopteryx leptura isolate mSacLep1 chromosome 1, mSacLep1_pri_phased_curated, whole genome shotgun sequence and contains these coding sequences:
- the TMPO gene encoding thymopoietin isoform X1; translated protein: MPEFLEDPSVLTKEKLKSELVANNVTLPAGEQRKDVYVQLYLQHLTARNRPSLAGGANSKGPPDFSSDEEREPTPVLGSGAAAAGRSRASVGRKATKKTDKPRLEDKDDLDVTELTNEDLLDQLVKYGVNPGPIVGTTRKLYEKKLLKLREQGTESRSSTPLPTISSSAENARQNGSNDSDRYSDNEEGKKKEHKKVKSTRDFVPFSELPTTPSGGFFQGISFPEISPRPPLGRTERQAAQKVHTAKGVPSREPLMATTLPSREQLQKVASGGNLSLSSNSRRDRCLEKSSSTSSQHELTAMLVSAAASPSVIKETTTTCYTDIVENIYSGEKSGMQPLCTERSHGSSQSILSSERKTVEESERSRVISPPLAQAIKDYINSLLVQSGVGSLPGASNSTPLLDVENIWKRIDQSNFQETESLSPPRKLPRLSKKSVEEKDSGSFETFQNIHGSELMSSFAKTVVSHSLATLGIEVSKQSQHDKVDAPELSFPFHESILKVIEEEWQQIDRQLPSLACKYPISSKEATQILSVPEVDDEILGFISEATPPAGIQVAPADKQVDLALCRTYEAAASALRIATHTAFVVRALQADISQAAQILSSDPSHVHQALGILSKSYDAASFLCEAAFDEVKVAAHTMGSSTLGRRYLWLKDCKINLASKNKLAITPFKGGTLFGEVHKVVKKRGNKR